The following are from one region of the Bradyrhizobium septentrionale genome:
- a CDS encoding GNAT family N-acetyltransferase, with translation MLLPDGYSDIPHGKIAAVVTHLEMTERPPRRDDPPGALRLRRVDLPALDWYRDLYRRVGEEWLWFTRTGLDDADLAARIHAPGIELYGLAVEDHDEGLLELDFSEAGQCELLYFGVTAKFIGTGAARFLMNRALEIAWSRDVGRVWVHTCTFDHPSAVAFYQRSGFRPFKRQIEVADDPRLDGTLPRDAARHVPVIA, from the coding sequence ATGCTGCTACCCGACGGGTACTCCGACATCCCCCACGGCAAGATCGCCGCCGTCGTCACACATCTGGAAATGACCGAGCGCCCGCCGCGCCGCGACGATCCGCCCGGCGCATTGCGCCTGCGCAGGGTCGATCTGCCCGCGCTCGACTGGTACCGCGATCTCTACCGCCGCGTCGGCGAGGAATGGCTGTGGTTCACCCGCACGGGGCTCGATGACGCCGATCTCGCCGCGCGGATCCACGCGCCCGGCATCGAGCTCTACGGGCTGGCCGTTGAGGACCATGATGAAGGCCTGCTCGAACTCGATTTCAGCGAGGCTGGCCAATGCGAGCTGCTCTATTTCGGCGTCACCGCAAAATTCATCGGCACCGGCGCCGCGCGCTTCCTGATGAACCGCGCGCTGGAGATCGCCTGGTCGCGCGACGTCGGTCGTGTCTGGGTGCACACCTGCACCTTCGACCATCCTTCAGCCGTCGCGTTCTACCAGCGCTCAGGCTTCCGTCCGTTCAAGCGGCAGATCGAAGTGGCTGACGATCCGCGCCTCGACGGCACATTGCCGCGCGATGCGGCGAGGCATGTGCCGGTGATTGCGTAA
- a CDS encoding glutathione S-transferase family protein, whose translation MFLIGQYDSPFVRRTAIALRLYGLPYEHRPWSTFGDAEKVAAYNPVRRVPTLVLDDGEALIESSAILDYLDELVGPDKAMIARSGPERRKHLRITALATGLADKAVSLIYERVLRKEQLKLWVERCEAQISGVLAVLEKERAAVPAPYWLENRIGHADIAVACALRFTGEAHPHLFDARYPALQAHAARCEALPPFREIVQPLAPPSG comes from the coding sequence ATGTTCCTGATCGGCCAGTACGACTCGCCCTTTGTCCGCCGCACCGCGATCGCGCTGCGGCTCTATGGGCTGCCCTATGAGCACAGACCGTGGTCGACTTTCGGAGATGCCGAGAAGGTCGCCGCTTACAATCCGGTGCGGCGGGTGCCGACGCTGGTGCTGGACGACGGCGAGGCGCTGATCGAGAGCAGCGCGATCCTGGATTATCTCGATGAACTGGTCGGGCCGGACAAGGCGATGATTGCCCGCTCCGGGCCTGAGCGGCGCAAGCATCTGCGCATCACGGCGCTCGCGACCGGGCTTGCCGACAAGGCGGTGAGCCTGATCTACGAGCGCGTGCTGCGCAAGGAGCAGCTCAAGCTTTGGGTCGAGCGTTGCGAGGCGCAGATATCAGGCGTGCTCGCGGTGCTGGAGAAGGAGCGAGCGGCGGTGCCGGCGCCGTACTGGCTGGAGAATCGCATCGGCCATGCCGACATCGCGGTGGCCTGCGCGCTGCGTTTCACCGGCGAGGCGCATCCGCATCTGTTCGACGCGCGCTATCCTGCGCTGCAGGCCCACGCCGCGCGCTGCGAGGCGCTGCCGCCGTTCCGGGAGATCGTGCAGCCTCTGGCGCCGCCGAGCGGTTAG
- a CDS encoding penicillin acylase family protein, translated as MNTDFNRVTRLLTAALCAALLAAPAAAREKPSPLVAAREVKSDVAGLTAPGQILVDVWGIPHIYAGNEHDLFFLQGFNAARDRLWQIDLWRKRGLGLLAKDFGPAYAEQDKALRLFLYRGDMNAEWAAYGPKAKSYAEAFVAGVNAYVTDVKAGKRPLPIEFRIAGTMPDLWSAEDVVRVRSHGLTRNVASEVKRSQVACAAGLDADRFRVKLEPAWTTKIPDGLDPCSVPKGVLAAYDLATRPVAFAAPKDQKAALAHDPDTFLAEADQQRDTIGSNNWVIAASRTATGRPILANDPHREHSVPSLRYIVGLNAPGISVIGAGEPALPGISIGHNDTIAFGLTIFNVDQEDLYVYELNPDNPNQYRYGTGWADMRIVHEKEAVKGEADRDLELKFTRHGPVIYTDDAKKRAFAVRSIWFEPGTSAYFGSSDYMTAKSWNSFLGAMRRWGAPSENQVYADTSGNIGWVAAGKTPRRTSFDGLMPVPGDGRYEWQGFLSLDELPKLYQPKQGFIATANQMNLPADYPVNERRVGFEWSDSARWQRITEVLQANSKVTLADAMALQNDDTGMLARRLVALLKPLSSDDANVKKGLDLLQPWDARDAADSAAAAVYEVWIANHLGPVLLKTTAPKVAELIAPEASSISAIVGYLEKPDAALGSNPAAERDRVLRDSLGAAVADVTVKLGGDASTWRWGRLHVAKFDHALIPLADKATAAQMSVGPLAYGGAANVPRAATYRRSDYHLTAGASFRMVLDVGNWDASRTINTPGQSGDPFSAHYRDLAPLWATGQYVPLLYSRPAVEAATAEAITLTPR; from the coding sequence ATGAACACGGATTTCAACCGGGTCACCAGACTGCTCACCGCCGCACTCTGTGCGGCATTGCTGGCCGCTCCCGCCGCGGCGCGCGAGAAGCCGAGCCCGCTTGTGGCGGCGCGCGAGGTCAAGAGCGACGTTGCCGGGCTGACGGCGCCGGGCCAGATCCTGGTCGACGTCTGGGGCATCCCGCACATCTATGCCGGCAACGAGCACGACCTGTTCTTCCTGCAGGGCTTCAACGCCGCGCGCGACCGGCTCTGGCAGATCGATCTCTGGCGCAAGCGCGGGCTCGGCCTCTTGGCGAAGGATTTCGGCCCCGCCTATGCCGAGCAGGACAAGGCGCTGCGGCTGTTCCTCTATCGCGGCGACATGAATGCAGAGTGGGCTGCCTATGGTCCGAAGGCGAAATCGTATGCGGAGGCCTTTGTCGCCGGCGTCAACGCCTATGTCACCGACGTCAAGGCCGGCAAGCGGCCGCTGCCGATCGAGTTCAGGATCGCAGGCACCATGCCGGACCTGTGGTCGGCGGAGGATGTCGTGCGCGTCCGCAGTCACGGCCTGACCCGCAACGTCGCGTCCGAGGTGAAGCGTTCGCAGGTCGCATGTGCCGCGGGCCTCGATGCCGATCGCTTCCGCGTCAAGCTGGAGCCGGCATGGACCACGAAGATCCCCGACGGGCTCGACCCCTGCAGCGTGCCGAAGGGCGTGCTCGCGGCCTATGACCTCGCCACGCGCCCGGTCGCTTTCGCCGCGCCGAAGGACCAGAAGGCGGCGCTGGCGCACGATCCTGACACATTCCTCGCCGAGGCCGACCAGCAGCGCGACACCATCGGCTCCAACAACTGGGTGATCGCGGCCTCACGCACTGCGACCGGACGTCCGATCCTCGCCAACGATCCGCATCGCGAGCACTCGGTGCCGTCGCTGCGCTACATCGTCGGCCTCAACGCACCCGGCATCTCCGTGATCGGCGCCGGCGAGCCGGCGCTGCCGGGCATCTCGATCGGCCACAACGACACCATCGCGTTCGGCCTGACCATCTTCAACGTCGACCAGGAAGACCTCTACGTCTACGAGCTCAATCCCGACAATCCGAACCAGTACCGCTACGGCACGGGTTGGGCGGACATGCGCATCGTGCACGAGAAGGAAGCGGTGAAGGGCGAGGCCGACCGCGACCTCGAGCTGAAGTTCACCCGCCACGGCCCGGTGATCTACACCGACGATGCAAAGAAGCGCGCCTTCGCCGTGCGCTCGATCTGGTTCGAGCCGGGCACCTCGGCCTACTTCGGCTCCTCCGACTACATGACCGCGAAGAGCTGGAACAGTTTCCTCGGCGCGATGCGGCGCTGGGGCGCGCCGTCGGAGAACCAGGTCTATGCCGACACGTCAGGCAATATCGGCTGGGTCGCCGCCGGCAAGACGCCGCGCCGCACCAGCTTCGATGGATTGATGCCGGTGCCCGGCGACGGCCGCTACGAGTGGCAGGGCTTCCTGTCGCTCGACGAGCTGCCGAAACTCTACCAGCCGAAGCAGGGTTTTATCGCCACCGCCAACCAGATGAACCTGCCGGCGGATTATCCGGTCAATGAGCGCCGGGTCGGCTTCGAATGGTCCGACAGCGCGCGCTGGCAGCGCATCACCGAGGTGCTGCAAGCCAACAGCAAGGTGACGCTGGCGGACGCGATGGCGCTGCAGAACGACGACACCGGCATGCTCGCGCGGCGCCTCGTCGCGCTCTTGAAGCCGCTGTCATCCGACGATGCGAACGTCAAGAAGGGCCTCGACCTGTTGCAGCCGTGGGACGCGCGCGACGCGGCCGACAGCGCCGCCGCTGCGGTCTACGAGGTTTGGATCGCCAACCATCTCGGCCCCGTCCTGCTCAAGACCACGGCGCCGAAAGTGGCCGAGCTGATCGCGCCGGAGGCGTCCAGCATCTCTGCCATCGTCGGCTATCTCGAAAAGCCTGACGCTGCGCTCGGCAGCAATCCCGCCGCCGAACGCGACCGCGTGCTGCGCGACAGCCTCGGCGCGGCCGTCGCCGACGTCACCGTAAAGCTCGGGGGCGATGCCTCGACCTGGCGCTGGGGCCGGCTGCATGTCGCAAAGTTCGATCACGCGCTGATACCGCTCGCCGACAAGGCCACGGCGGCGCAGATGTCGGTCGGTCCGCTCGCCTATGGCGGCGCCGCCAACGTGCCGCGCGCCGCCACCTATCGCCGCTCCGATTATCACCTCACCGCAGGCGCCTCGTTCCGCATGGTGCTCGATGTCGGCAATTGGGATGCGAGCCGCACCATCAACACCCCCGGCCAATCCGGCGATCCCTTCAGCGCCCACTACCGCGACCTCGCGCCGCTGTGGGCCACCGGCCAGTATGTGCCGCTGCTCTACAGCCGCCCGGCCGTGGAAGCCGCGACTGCGGAGGCGATCACGCTGACGCCAAGGTGA
- the apaG gene encoding Co2+/Mg2+ efflux protein ApaG, with protein MYRAVTRQIEVTVEPNFMPERSSVDRREYFWSYKIVIVNAGPETVQLRTRHWIITDATGRRQEVRGEGVVGEQPVLAPGERFEYTSGVPLPTASGFMTGSYQMVTEAGERFDIDVPTFSLDSPSPDGKRVLN; from the coding sequence ATGTACCGCGCCGTTACCCGCCAGATCGAAGTCACCGTCGAGCCGAACTTCATGCCGGAGCGCTCATCGGTCGACCGGCGCGAGTATTTCTGGTCGTACAAGATCGTGATCGTCAATGCGGGCCCGGAAACGGTGCAACTGCGCACCCGGCACTGGATCATCACCGACGCCACCGGCCGCCGCCAGGAGGTCCGCGGCGAGGGTGTGGTCGGCGAGCAGCCGGTGCTCGCGCCCGGCGAGCGCTTCGAATATACCTCAGGCGTGCCGCTGCCGACCGCCTCCGGCTTCATGACCGGCAGTTACCAGATGGTCACCGAAGCCGGCGAGCGCTTCGACATCGACGTGCCGACGTTCTCGCTGGACAGCCCGAGCCCGGACGGGAAAAGGGTGTTGAACTGA
- a CDS encoding EF-hand domain-containing protein, producing the protein MLAAWKREEDLSREKLLCVTALGLLLTSSLPLLAQTAACPAQDGLLKSGPPIWDANRDGVYTCDEWKSFADRIFASADRNRDGRLDPSEFATVQKADATLADADFGYFDENQDGKITRKEFVEKPNAFILRFDSNGDCRVTADELRAATAPKGPQGPAERPRDRFH; encoded by the coding sequence ATGCTCGCGGCTTGGAAGCGGGAGGAAGATTTGTCGCGCGAAAAACTTCTATGCGTTACGGCCTTGGGGCTGCTTCTGACGAGCAGCCTTCCACTTCTTGCGCAAACCGCCGCTTGTCCCGCGCAGGATGGCCTGCTCAAGAGCGGGCCGCCGATCTGGGACGCCAATCGTGACGGCGTCTACACCTGCGATGAATGGAAGAGTTTTGCCGATCGGATCTTTGCTTCGGCGGACCGCAATCGCGATGGCAGACTGGATCCATCCGAGTTCGCAACGGTTCAGAAAGCCGACGCAACGTTGGCCGACGCGGATTTTGGCTACTTTGACGAGAATCAGGATGGCAAGATCACGCGCAAGGAGTTCGTGGAGAAACCGAACGCGTTCATCCTGCGCTTCGACAGCAATGGCGACTGCCGTGTCACCGCCGACGAGCTAAGAGCCGCGACCGCGCCAAAAGGTCCCCAGGGCCCGGCCGAGCGGCCGCGGGACAGATTCCACTGA
- a CDS encoding OpgC domain-containing protein — protein sequence MSSIADPIAGSPVAETKAEAKADAEVKAAAPAITLPVTGERELRLDLFRGLALWLIFIDHLPTNLLTWLTIRNYGFSDATEIFIFISGYTAAFVYGRAMLEGGFVIATARILRRVWQIYVAHVFLFTIFLAEISYVATSFENPLYTEEMGIMDFLKQPDVTIVQALLLRFRPVNMDVLPLYIVLMLFLPLILWLMKWKPDVTLGLSVVLYAVTWQFDLYLSAYPNGFWAFNPFAWQLLFVFGAWCALGGARRMSRILSSNITMWICIVYLVAAFFVTLTWYVPQLGHIMPKVIEQWMYPINKTDLDVLRFAHFLALAALTVRFLPRDWPGLKSPWLRPLILCGQHSLEIFCLGVFLAFAGHFVLAEVSGGAALHALISVSGILIMCGMAWIISWYKHSADKGASKKGAGGNADMAGGGA from the coding sequence ATGAGCTCGATTGCCGATCCCATAGCCGGTTCGCCGGTGGCTGAGACCAAGGCCGAGGCAAAAGCCGATGCCGAGGTGAAGGCCGCGGCGCCTGCGATCACGCTGCCGGTGACCGGCGAGCGCGAGCTCAGGCTCGACCTGTTCCGCGGGCTCGCGCTGTGGCTGATCTTCATCGATCATCTGCCGACCAATCTCCTGACCTGGCTAACCATCCGCAATTACGGCTTCTCCGACGCCACCGAGATCTTCATCTTCATCTCCGGCTATACCGCGGCCTTCGTCTATGGCCGCGCCATGCTGGAGGGCGGCTTCGTGATCGCGACCGCGCGCATCCTGCGCCGGGTCTGGCAGATCTATGTCGCGCATGTCTTCCTGTTCACGATCTTCCTCGCCGAGATCTCCTATGTGGCGACCTCGTTCGAGAACCCGCTCTACACCGAAGAGATGGGGATCATGGACTTCCTCAAGCAGCCCGACGTCACCATCGTCCAGGCGCTGCTGCTGCGCTTCCGTCCGGTCAACATGGACGTGCTGCCGCTCTATATCGTCCTGATGCTGTTCCTGCCGCTGATCCTGTGGCTGATGAAGTGGAAGCCCGATGTCACGCTCGGCCTGTCGGTCGTGCTCTACGCGGTGACCTGGCAGTTCGACCTCTATTTGTCGGCCTATCCGAACGGCTTCTGGGCGTTCAATCCGTTCGCCTGGCAATTGCTGTTCGTGTTCGGCGCCTGGTGTGCGCTGGGCGGCGCGCGGCGGATGTCGCGGATCCTGTCGTCGAACATCACGATGTGGATCTGCATCGTCTATCTGGTCGCCGCGTTCTTCGTGACGCTGACCTGGTACGTGCCGCAGCTCGGCCACATCATGCCCAAGGTGATCGAGCAATGGATGTATCCGATCAACAAGACCGACCTGGACGTGTTGCGGTTCGCGCATTTCCTGGCGCTCGCAGCCCTCACCGTGCGCTTCCTGCCCCGGGATTGGCCGGGGTTGAAATCGCCCTGGCTGCGACCTTTGATCCTGTGTGGCCAGCATTCTCTTGAGATATTCTGTCTCGGGGTCTTCCTCGCCTTTGCCGGTCACTTCGTGCTTGCCGAAGTATCTGGCGGTGCCGCACTGCACGCCTTGATCAGCGTCAGCGGCATCCTCATCATGTGCGGCATGGCGTGGATTATTTCGTGGTACAAGCACTCCGCCGACAAAGGCGCCTCGAAAAAAGGCGCCGGCGGCAACGCCGATATGGCGGGAGGGGGAGCATGA
- a CDS encoding SGNH/GDSL hydrolase family protein: MRFAFPFCSIAGCAVAALALLAPIAVTPSRAQTGQGDQHAALAPGAKSEAARPDADKPAAIEADAANQQPGVAAKAFDKVRQVAKSASDIFHRVPCQQPKGVPSSTGSLPHVAAKLAAGKPVVIIAFGSSSTEGYGSSAPQFTYPNRLAGQLRRQYPSADITVLNRGKGGEDAPEMMARLQTEVIDVHPDMVIWQVGTNAVLRNLDPSETAKQVEDGVARLQASGADVVLVDPQYSPRVTERPESARGMVKLLGRIAALRHVGIFPRFEVMRDWHERQAIPINDFVTADGLHMNDWGYACFAQLLGDDIIRSVGAIKIGVNVPGDVRTYRPM, from the coding sequence ATGCGTTTTGCGTTCCCTTTTTGCTCTATCGCAGGGTGCGCCGTTGCGGCGCTCGCGTTGCTTGCGCCGATCGCGGTTACGCCGTCGCGCGCGCAGACCGGCCAGGGCGATCAGCATGCGGCACTCGCGCCCGGCGCGAAGTCCGAGGCCGCACGGCCTGATGCGGACAAGCCCGCCGCGATCGAAGCCGATGCGGCCAATCAGCAGCCCGGCGTCGCCGCGAAGGCGTTCGACAAGGTGAGGCAGGTCGCCAAATCCGCCAGCGACATTTTCCATCGCGTGCCCTGCCAGCAGCCCAAGGGCGTGCCGAGCTCGACCGGCTCGCTGCCGCATGTCGCGGCCAAGCTCGCCGCCGGCAAGCCGGTCGTCATCATCGCATTCGGCTCGTCCTCGACGGAAGGTTATGGTTCGTCGGCGCCCCAATTCACCTATCCGAACCGGCTCGCCGGACAGCTGCGCCGGCAATATCCCTCCGCCGACATCACCGTGCTCAACCGCGGCAAGGGCGGCGAGGACGCGCCCGAGATGATGGCGCGGCTGCAGACCGAAGTGATCGACGTGCATCCGGACATGGTGATCTGGCAGGTCGGCACCAACGCGGTGCTGCGCAACCTCGATCCTTCCGAGACCGCCAAGCAGGTCGAGGACGGCGTGGCGCGGCTGCAGGCCTCCGGCGCCGACGTCGTGCTGGTCGATCCGCAATATTCGCCGCGCGTCACCGAGCGTCCCGAAAGTGCGCGCGGCATGGTGAAGCTGCTCGGCCGCATCGCCGCGCTGCGCCATGTCGGCATCTTCCCGCGCTTCGAGGTGATGCGCGACTGGCACGAGCGGCAGGCGATCCCGATCAACGATTTCGTCACCGCCGACGGCCTGCATATGAACGACTGGGGCTACGCCTGCTTCGCCCAGCTGCTCGGCGACGACATCATCCGCTCGGTCGGCGCGATCAAGATCGGCGTCAACGTCCCCGGCGACGTGCGGACCTACCGGCCGATGTGA
- a CDS encoding SGNH/GDSL hydrolase family protein, giving the protein MSARTLLGLTLLAACLAAAPARAGDAAEPPAPPCDVPAYLLTTESSLPKVMDAVKANQPLNVLVVGSRSSTIPGNEASAYPATLQAALKEALPSSVIDLSVELQGKSTAEETAGTLVKLVEAKKPTLVIWQTGTVDAMRAVDPDDFRTAINDGVVALRGAGTDVVLVNLQYSPRTETMISAPPYLDNMKVVAQQHDVPLFDRFAIMKQWSDAGYFDLFSTSHGVDLAKKVHACLGRALAKFVIDAAHLGPVQQN; this is encoded by the coding sequence ATGTCCGCGCGGACGCTGCTGGGCCTGACGCTATTGGCCGCCTGTTTGGCGGCGGCGCCCGCACGCGCCGGCGACGCCGCCGAGCCGCCGGCGCCGCCCTGCGACGTGCCCGCCTATCTCCTCACAACCGAAAGCTCGCTGCCGAAGGTCATGGATGCCGTGAAGGCCAACCAGCCGCTCAACGTGCTGGTAGTCGGCAGCCGCTCCTCGACCATCCCCGGCAACGAGGCGAGCGCCTACCCGGCCACGCTGCAGGCGGCGCTGAAGGAGGCGTTGCCGTCGTCTGTGATCGATCTATCCGTAGAATTACAGGGAAAGAGCACCGCCGAGGAGACCGCGGGAACCCTTGTTAAGCTTGTTGAAGCAAAAAAGCCTACTTTGGTTATCTGGCAGACCGGCACGGTCGATGCTATGCGAGCAGTCGATCCCGATGATTTCCGTACCGCCATCAACGACGGCGTTGTTGCGTTGCGGGGCGCCGGGACTGACGTGGTGCTGGTCAATCTCCAATACAGCCCGCGTACGGAGACGATGATCTCTGCACCGCCATATCTCGACAATATGAAAGTGGTGGCGCAGCAGCATGACGTTCCGCTGTTCGACCGGTTCGCGATCATGAAGCAATGGAGCGACGCCGGATACTTTGACCTGTTCAGCACCTCGCATGGTGTCGACCTGGCCAAGAAGGTTCATGCCTGTCTCGGCCGGGCCCTTGCGAAATTCGTGATCGATGCGGCCCATCTGGGCCCGGTGCAGCAGAATTAG
- the glpK gene encoding glycerol kinase GlpK, with product MSFVLAIDQGTTSSRAMVFRGDISIAAVAQQEFPQHFPASGWVEHEPEDIWTSTVMVCREALEQAGLKARDIAAIGITNQRETTVVWDRATGQAVHRAIVWQDRRTADICAKLKAEGHEPAISAKTGLIIDPYFSGTKAAWILDHVPGARERAERGELLFGTVDCYLLWRLTGGRVHATDATNASRTLLFNIHTGAWDDDLIKLLRVPRSMLPEVKDSSARFGESTADLFGGPIAISGIAGDQQAAIIGQACFEPGMMKSTYGTGCFALLNTGTTPVASKHKLLTTIAYQLNGQRTYALEGSIFVAGSAVQWLRDGLGIIKHAAETGPLADKSDSMQSVYLVPAFVGMGAPYWNPRVRGALFGLTRNTGPAELAHATLESVCYQTFDLWAAMRTDWPEANAANTVLRVDGGMTASDWTMQRLADLLNAPVDRPMIQETTALGAAYLAGLEAGVYPEPAKFADNWRLEHRFRPAMSEATRDRKLAGWARAVKGVLASDEGE from the coding sequence ATGTCTTTCGTGCTGGCCATCGATCAGGGCACCACTTCGTCGCGCGCCATGGTGTTTCGCGGCGACATCTCCATCGCCGCAGTGGCGCAGCAGGAATTTCCGCAGCATTTCCCGGCCTCCGGCTGGGTCGAGCACGAGCCGGAAGACATCTGGACCTCGACCGTGATGGTGTGCCGCGAGGCGCTGGAGCAGGCCGGCCTTAAAGCGCGGGACATCGCCGCGATCGGCATCACCAATCAGCGCGAGACCACCGTGGTGTGGGACCGCGCCACCGGACAGGCGGTGCACCGCGCCATCGTCTGGCAGGACCGCCGCACCGCCGACATCTGCGCCAAATTGAAGGCCGAAGGCCATGAGCCGGCGATCTCGGCCAAGACCGGGTTGATCATCGACCCCTATTTCTCCGGCACTAAAGCCGCATGGATCCTCGATCACGTGCCGGGCGCGCGCGAACGTGCCGAGCGCGGCGAACTGCTGTTCGGCACCGTCGACTGCTATCTGTTGTGGCGGCTCACCGGCGGCCGGGTGCACGCCACCGACGCCACCAATGCCTCGCGCACGCTGCTGTTCAATATCCACACCGGCGCGTGGGACGACGATCTGATCAAGCTGCTGCGCGTGCCGCGCTCGATGCTTCCAGAGGTGAAGGATTCCTCCGCCCGGTTCGGCGAGAGCACGGCTGATCTGTTTGGTGGTCCGATCGCGATCTCCGGCATCGCCGGCGACCAGCAGGCCGCGATCATCGGCCAGGCCTGCTTCGAGCCCGGCATGATGAAGTCGACCTACGGTACCGGCTGCTTCGCGCTGCTCAACACCGGCACCACGCCGGTGGCTTCGAAGCACAAGCTGCTTACCACGATCGCCTATCAGCTCAACGGCCAGCGCACCTACGCGCTCGAGGGCTCGATCTTCGTCGCCGGCTCTGCGGTGCAGTGGCTGCGCGACGGGCTCGGCATCATCAAGCATGCCGCCGAGACCGGACCGCTTGCCGACAAATCCGACTCGATGCAGAGCGTCTATCTGGTGCCCGCCTTCGTCGGCATGGGCGCGCCGTACTGGAATCCGCGCGTGCGCGGTGCGCTGTTCGGCTTGACCCGCAACACCGGTCCGGCCGAGCTCGCGCATGCGACGCTGGAAAGCGTCTGCTACCAGACCTTCGATCTGTGGGCCGCGATGCGCACCGACTGGCCGGAGGCCAACGCCGCCAACACCGTGCTGCGCGTCGACGGCGGCATGACCGCATCCGACTGGACCATGCAGCGGCTCGCCGATCTGCTCAACGCGCCGGTCGACCGTCCGATGATCCAGGAGACCACGGCGCTCGGCGCGGCCTATCTCGCCGGGCTCGAGGCCGGCGTCTATCCGGAGCCCGCAAAATTCGCCGACAATTGGCGGCTCGAGCACCGCTTCAGGCCGGCGATGAGCGAGGCAACCCGCGACCGCAAGCTCGCCGGCTGGGCGCGCGCCGTGAAGGGCGTGCTGGCGAGCGACGAGGGGGAGTAG